CGAAATTCCATCCTTATCGTTTCCAAGTTCAGCTACAACTTTTTCGAAAACATCTGCAAGTTCTAAATCTGAAACTAAAACTTTTGCATCGTCTTCTTTTATTCCATACTGTTCAACAAACCTTTTTTCTTTGTTCATAGGAGTTTCTGGCATTTGGGCTTCTACTTTTTCAACCCATTCATTGTTTAAAACAATAGGCTGTAAATCAGGGTCTGGAATGTATCTGTAATCATCTGCAGTTTCTTTGCTTCTCATTCCTTTTGTAATCATTTGACTTTCCATGAAAGCTCTTGTTTCGAGTTTAATTTCTCCGCCCCTTCTGAGAACGTTTTTCTGCCTAATTAATTCATATTTTAAAACTTTGTAAACTCCCCTTATTGAGTTTACGTTTTTAACTTCAACCCTATTTCCCTGAATTCCGTTGTATTTAATAGATATGTTTGTATCGGCCCTCATTGTACCTTCGCCCCTTAAGTTGCCGATATATCTAAATAATCTCAGTAACTGCCTTAAAAATTCTCTCGCTTCTTCAGGGCTTTTCATGTCTGGATCAGTTACAATCTCAATTAACGGAGTTCCGCTCCTGTTGTAGTCAACAGTTCCAAGGTCAGGCTTGTACTGTCCGGGATCTTCCTCTAAGTGAACTTCAGTAATTCCCACACCTAAAAATTTACCGTGTTCTCCGATTGGAACAGATGTTTTTTGGTACCCACTTGGTAAATCTGGGTAGTTATAGTGTTTTCTCTGGAAATAGATGTCTTTATCGATTACCATTTCACAGCCCAACATTTTTGCAACCATTATTGCCATATCGATTGCTTTTTTGTTTGGAGGCATTGGTTTTGCACCGGGGTGTCCTATGCATACTGGACAGATGTTCGTGTTTGGTTCAACGTCTTTGTAATTTGTAGGGCACTGGCAGAATAATTTAGAATTTGTGTCTACCTGTACGTGAATTTCAAGACCGCATTTCATGGATAGATCTTCGCTCATTTTATTCACCCAAATAATAAAAATAAATTATTTTAACATGACGAGATTTTAAGAATAAACTTCATTTCAAACCTAGATAAATATACTCTACTTTCTTTTTAAATTTAACTATAAAAAGATTTTTTAAGAGATATTATTTTAATCTAAAATCAAATGGCCTGAATAAAAAAATATTTTTAAAGTATTCTTTCTATTGGAACGACCAAAATATCTCTTGCACCGAGTCTTTCGAGATTAGTGACTGTTTCAAAGACCTTATTTTCATCAATTACTGCATTAATTGCAAGCATTTTATCATTTGAAAGAATCTCAGATACAGTTGGACCGCCCATTCCAGGAATTATTGATGTAATTTCTGAAACTTTGTCTTTTGGAGCGTTCATCATTATCAATCTTTTGCTTTGTGCGTAGAGTACACTTTTAATTCCTGAAAGAACTTGGTTTATTTTTGCACTTTTTTCTGGGTCATCCATACTTTTTTTGTTTGCGACAAGCCTTGTTGTTGATGAAACTACATTTTCTACTTCTTTTAACCTATTTAATTGAAGTGTTGTTCCAGTTGAAGTTAAATCACAAATTAAATCAGAAACACCGATAAATGGAGCAATTTCTGTTGCGCCGCTTAATTCAATAATTTCTAAATTCAATCCTTTTTTTTCCAAATATCTTTTTGTAAGGCCTGGAAACTCTGTTGCAATTTTCATTCCATCTTTTACGTCTTCAATAGAATTTACGGTTGAATTTTCAGGAGCTGCAATTACAAGTCTCGCATTTCCAAACTTAAAATCTAAAAGCATTTCAAGTTCTTCTTCAGTATCTCGCTCAAGCATTAAATCGTATCCAGTAACTCCAACGTCAGCAACACCATCCCTCACAAATTCAGGAATGTCTTTTGCTCTTGCAAACATCACTTTTATTTCTGGGTCAACAGTTTGTGCAAAAAGGCTTCTCCCGTGTACGCTTATCTTTAAACCTGCTTTTTCCAAAATTTCGTTTACAGGTTTTGAAATTCTTCCTTTGTTTGGCAATGCAAGTAAAATCAAAATATCACCTAGAATTATGAACGGTACAAAAGTTAAATCAAATAACTCAATTAATCTTAAAATTTAGTACGTTTTTCTGCATAAATAAGTTTGGTATAAGGGGAATTATAAGTATTGCTATAAGAAGGATTGTAATATAAAGTATAAGGTATGAGTTTACACGTTAGATCTTTTATCGATATTTTTAATATAAGAATAAAGAGCAGAAACGAAACCTCTGAAAACTATATATAATATGATGGTTTAATTTAATCCACAACAATTAAAAGGGGGAACCAATGCATAAAGAACAACTGATGGAACTCCACCAATTTTTCGTACACGTCTTCAAAGAAATGGTCCCGGAAGGAAGAGACTGTGTTTATTTGAAAACTTACGAAGAACTAGACGTAAAGCCCCACCATATCCACAAATTAAAAACAGAACAAAGGGCCGCTATTTTTTTACTTGCTGCATGCCTTGCAGAAGGATTATCTGAAAGAGACAATTCAATCCCCGAAAACCTATCAAAAAGATTATCGGAAAACGCTTTTAAATACATAAACATGCAATCTGAGAAATATCAGAATTTAAAGGATGTTAAAAACTCGATTGATGTCCAATGCAAGCGCGAAAACGTAAAAAACACAGTTTAATCTGTTTTAAATATATTTCATAGTTATTTTTAAATTTTATTTTCAGGTGGGTATTTTGAAAAAATTAAATATTAACGATTATAACGATATTTTAAACGAAGTTTTAAACGATATCCGTCCAACAGAACTGGAAAAAGATAAATTAAAAGTATTTTCGGATAAAATAATCGCTAAAATTAAAGATATTTCAAAATATCCTGTTTTAGACATCATTCAAGTCGGATCAACTGCAAGAGATGCAAATTTAAAAGACGATCATGACCTTGACATTTTTTTAAGATTTGAAAAGGAAACCGATCGAGATACGTTAAAAGAATCTGGCTTAAGAATCGGAAAAGAAGTAATTGATTATTTCAATGGAAAATCTTGGGTAGAATACGCTGAACACCCTTATGTTTCTGGAGAAATTGAAAAATTCAATCTAGATATTGTTCCGTGCTACGGCATTGAAAACTGCGAAAAAATAATTTCCGCAGTTGACCGGACTCCTCTTCATAACGAATTTTTGATAATGTCTTACAAAAATAAAAATTTATCAGATGATATCCGTCTTTTAAAAAAATTCTTAAAAGGTCTTGGAATTTATGGTTCTGACTTAAAAACTGCTGGTTTTTCAGGATATCTGTGTGAACTTTTGATATTAAAATACGGCGGATTTTTAAGCCTTTTGTCTGACGTAAAAAATTGGAGACCGAATAAATCAATAGTATTAAACGAAATTTACGAAATGTATGATTTGAAAAAAGAACATGAATTTTTAAATTTTGACGATTCCTTAGTCGTATATGATCCGGTTGATTTAAACAGAAACGTTGCAGCAGCGTTAAATGAAGAAAACCTCTGCAAATTTATATTTTATTCAAAGATGTTTTTAGAAAATCCTTCAAAAGAATTCTTTTATGGATTTGATAAAAAAATTACAGATTTTTTAAATATACGAGAACGAGGATATTTATTAACTTTAGAAATTTCAAGGCCCGAAAATATCGTTGAAGATGTAATATACCCGCAAATGGAAAAAATACAAAAAAGCATCAATAAATTAATTAAAGAACATGATTTTGAATATATAAGATACCAAAATTTTGCAGATGAAAATACGTGTTATCTATCTTGGGAATTTTTAATTCATGAACTTCCAGATGTAAAAATAAGAACTGGCCCCCCAGTATACAGCGAACCGGGAGTAGTGAATTTTATAACGCATAACGAACATTATTTTGTTAAAGGCTGCAATGTTTGCGCATACAAAACCAGAAAATATAAAAACATACAAATACTATTCGAAGATATTGTTAATGGGAAATTGAGGAAGATTATAACATATCCTAAGTACGTGTGCCCTGAAAATGCGGAAATACGATTAGGTACTTTTGTCGAGAGGACATAATTTCGGGATAATATGGACAGTAGTGTCTTGATTAAGGAATGCAATGATTTTTTAGATTGTTTATCAAATTTTGGAGATAAATTAAAAGATTTCGACTCCGAAAAAGAAGATAGTGTAAACTTTATATGTGAAACTCTCGAAAATAATTTAAAAATTTTAGAAAACTTTAGAGAAAAAATGGAACTTCAAGGATTTGATACGCCATACATCGGTGTCGGCCGGTTGAAAGGGGGAGAAGACGATGATATTTACGAAATAATCAATTATTCATCGTATCTTAGAAGAATGGTCGATGAAAAGAAAGGATCGCTTGAAAGAGTAAAATACGCAATAGTTTCTCATAAAATTGCTATTGGAAATATTCAGGAAGACTTGGGAAACAAAAAAATACTTTCCTACCTATCATTTGATGGATCATATAAGGAAATGCTCTCTAAAATTCCTCCTTTTTTTATAAAATCATACAAAAGAATTTTAACCGCTTTTGAAACCGAAGGAAAGGGCATTTTAAGTTCGATTACATTATCTCTCGTTATTTTAGAAAATGGAAAAAGAAAATTTAAACGAATAAAAATAGAAGAAGAAGATTACGAAGGATATATCAAAAAAACATTTGGTGATGCGATAATCACATCACTTAAGAAAAATTATTCGAAAAATAAACTCTTAAATGACCAGTATGTCAAAAAAACACTTTCTTTGGCATATTTAAGTGCGTACGCTGATGAAATAATTGAAAAAATTGATGAAAAATTAAAAGAGAAACTTTCAGATGAAGAAAGATGCATTGTTAAAAAATACCGTATGATATGCAGTGATTTTAAAAGTGATGACTATGAAAGCGGCGTAATTGATGTACGTGCGATGGAAGAAACTAAACTTAAAAAAATGAATTTAAAAATTGATCTAGAAGACAAAGGATTGTATAGAAATGGAAAACCATTAAAAAAGCTTAAAACATCACTTGAAACGGAAGATGAAATTTTTGAGAATATTTCTTTAGAAGTGCCCCTTAAAAATCTCTCAAAAGACCTTTTAACGTACTATCTAAAAAAATCAGCTGATGAAAGAACCAGATCAAATCAGTTCCCATCAATACTTGTTACTCCATCTTCTGCACATTTGAACTGGTTAGTTGTAGAAAATATCGAGCCTAAAAAAATACTTGATTTGAAATTTTTACTCGAAAAAGAACTTCCAAAGTACGAAATACCCCTAAAAAACCTCGGCGGGGTTTCAACCTACCTCCTTTACGATTGGGATATTGTAGAGTCTTTTGGATTTGAAAAAACGGAAATTGAAGAGATATTAAAGTTAATGGCTGCGATGAATGACGTTAAAGAACTTTTGAAAGATAAAATAGATGTTAAAAAGTTCGAAAAATACAGTAAAATTAAAAAAGATAAAACTAAAAACTTTTTAAACGCACTTGGAAAACTTTAAGGTTAAACAATGATAAATCCAATTTACTTAATTTTAGCAGATTTTTTCGATAGATACATCGGAGAACCTCCAGAAAAAGTCCACCCTGTCATATTTATCGGAAAATTAATCATCTTTTTTGAAAATGTCTTTAAATCAACCAATTCGATAAATAAAAGTAGAGACTTACTTTTTGGTTTTTTCAATGTTATTTTGGTTTTAGCAATAGTATTCTTCATGGCTTACGAAATAGAACAAGTTATAAACTCGATTTCAAATTCATACATTAGAATTTCTCTTTATTCAATAATTCTTTCGTTTTCAATCGGGCACAAATCATTAATTGAATTTTCAAAAGCACCAATAAGATATATTGTAAATAATGATATAGATGGTGCAAAAAAATCCGTTCAGTGCGTTGTAAGCAGAAATACAAGTGAATTGGGCAAAAAACATATTTTGTCTGCCTCAATTGAAAGTGCATCAGAAAACATTACTGACAGTATCATTGCACCGTTAATTTATGTTGCGATCTTTGGACTTCCAGGGGCTTTTTTGTACCGCGCAGTTAACACGTTTGATGCAATGATTGGCTATAAATCAGAAAAATATCTATATTATGGAAAAACTGCCGCATACCTTGATGATATTTTAAATTTTATTCCGTCAAGAATTGCTGGAATGCTTTTAATAATAACCGCACCATTTTACGGAGGAAAAATAAAATCTGCATTTTATGGATTCTTTAAAGAGGGAAACAAAACCCCTTCACCAAATTCTGGATACACTATGGCAACAATTGCAAATTCATTGAATATGGGGCTTGAAAAGATTGGATGCTATAAACTTGGAAAAGGGGAAATAACCATTGAAAAAGCGTTGAATTCATTAAAAGCAGTTGATTATTCAGTTTTACTTTTTTTAATAATATATACTGTACTATTAATGTAAATTAAAGTTTTAAATAATCTTTTAATTTTAAGAATAACTGTTTTAAAAAAGCATTGATATTTAAAAAAAGTTTTAATCAGACAAATTATTTGCTGATAACTCTTGTGATTTTGTATCTGTCCATTGCTTCGAAGTATTCTACTTCTACACCGCTGTCGATACCTTCAACATCTTCTGGCATTGGTAATTCTAATGTTTCGTAGGTTTCCATGTCCATGATTTGAACGTTCTCGCCCATAAGTGCTAAAACTTGTCCTTTTCTTTTGTCAATGAGGGGTACATCGATTCTTGAGCTTGCTGGCCCCACGTGTTCTTTTTTAACTGATTCAAAGATACCCATTGCAACCAATCTTACCTTTGCACCACCGTGTTTTCCTGGTTTTGAGTGTGTTGTGTCCATAACTCTGCATGCAACACCGTCAATAACAACGTACTGTCCTACTTTAAGAGATCCTAAATCAGAAGGTTTTGTTCCTGCCATGATATCACCGTTTTAAGCTTGTAGTGTTTGAAATTATATAGCAATTATCTCAAATGCTATATAAACTATGTAGTCCTGAAAAAAGGCTTTCGAATAATATATTTTTATAATATATATAATTTTTTAGCATTTTGGTTCAAATTCACTCGTATTTTGACATATACCCTCTTGGAGTAATCATCATGCCGTCGATAATTTTTGTATTGCTGTTTCCAACAACAAGGGTTGTACTCATGTCAATATACTGCATAAATTCGTCCAAATTATTAACAAGATTATTTATTGTAGTTATTTTGTATTCAAAATCGTTTCTTCCTGCATTTTTAACAATTCCAATAATGTAATCGATATTTCGGTCTTCAGAATAGTTCGAGATTATTTCAACAGTTTTTAAGAAAGGTTCTTTTCTTTTTTTACCCAGAGGATTATAAATTGCAAGAACCATGTCGCTTTCTACTGCGCAATTTATTCTTTTTAAAATAGTTTCTAATGGCGTTAAAAGGTCGCTCAAACTAACAACTGCAAAATCGTGGTTTAAAGGTGCACCAAGTATTGATGAACAGACACCTGCAGAAGTAAGTCCGCTTACGACGTTTATTGTAACGTTGTGTAAATTCTTTTCATTCAATTCATATGCAAGAGATGCAAGACCATATATCGTAGCATCGCCGTTTGAAACAAGTGCCACATTTTTATTTTCAGCTTCTTTTAGGGCATATTCAACCCTTTCAACTTCTTTGGTCATGCCGCTTACGTAAATTTCTGTATCAAATCTTTCAATATATTTTTTGTATCCTGTATAGCATACAATTAAATCAACAGAATTTAGTGCATTTTCAGCTTCTTTAGTAAAATATTCCTCGTTTCCAGGACCGATACCAACAACATACAACATTTTATCACAGAATCAGTTAAAATACAGTTATAATTTTTAAAAACAGTTTATTTAGCGTTAGATTAATAAATGGTAGCTGTGTCAGATAGTGCTGATGTCTTCATCCCAAAATCATGAAAATCATGAATTTAGTCAGCGGGGGTAACTGTCATCATACAACGTTATTGGTGTCATAAAAAACCCAATATTTGGCTACCATTGTTACCCGTATACTATTAACATGGAATATACTCTAAACATTTATATATTTTGTTAATAGTCGGACAATGGCTTACGGTTTTTTGATACCTCAAAAAAAATTAAAAACTCCTCCATGATACGATAGTTTTTTATAAAAAATAATTTCCAGAATAATATGGGGGAGGTATGAGGTGAAATTATTCATAGACATCACCTGTACTTCAAAAATGATGAAGAATTTGAATTTTTTAAAAAGATGTCAGAAGATCTAAAATATACTAGCTTTAACGCATTTGCTAAAGCTGGAATGATCTACATGCACAAAAGTTTAAAAGATGAAACTTTTGACGATAAACAAATTTTAAAAGAAATTCTTTCGTTATTGAAAGATTTAAAAGAAAATGATTTTGAAAAACCTGTAAAAACAAAAAAAGTATCTGTAATTGACGACTTTAGAGAAAAACTAGAGAATACGCCAACAGATACGGAATATAATTTCATACTAAATTCAGTTTTAAATATCCTATCAACTGAATTTCCGCGATGGGTTGATATTGAAGACATAATCCATAGAATAGGAATTGGAAATAACAACATGGCAATAGGTCTATTCCAAAACATGATTTTTGAGAATCAGGAATTTAAAAATCTAGTCGAAAGAAAGCACCGCATGCTAAGAGCAAGAGATTCCGCACTACCTCATGAAAAATATCTTATGAAAATAAGTGATTGAGGTGTGTTTATGGATTACCTATCAAAAGAACTCGTTAAAAAGTATCTTGAGTTTCATACGAGCCTCAGTAAAGACAGCTTAAAGTATTACAAAGCAGGGTTAAATGCGTTCATGAAATACTTTCCAGATGAAAACAAATCTTGGGAAAACTTGACAGTAGAAGATGCAATATTCTTTTACAGATCATACAACGTATCCAAAAATACAAAGATCCGAAGACTAAACGACGTTAACAGATTTTACAACTGGGCAATGAAACAAAAGTACTTGGTTGAAAATCCAATTGAAACATTTGTAACTACATTAAGACCTGAAAAAAAGGAAAGGGCATATTTAACAGAAAAACAGTTTAAAATACTGCTTTCAAATGTTAAAGATTTTAATTACTACACATACACTCTTTTCCTTTTAAAAACGGGAGTTAGAATTTCGGAATTTGTAAATTTGAAAGTAAAACAAGTAGATTTTGAAAACGGGATAATATTCATTCACGCAGGAAAAGGGGCAAAGGACAGGTACGTCTTTATGGATGTTGAACTTGCATCAAGGCTTGAATACTATCTTGAAATGAGGATATTAACTAATCTATCATGTAACAACTTCTTCGTAAATAAACACGGGCGAAAACTTGCAGAAGATCAGATTACAAAATATACGGATTATTTAAATGAAGTAATGGATGGAAGTATTTCATTTAGAATAACTCCACATATATTGAGACATACGTTTGCAACTGCAATGCTCGAAAAAGGAATGGACTTAAAATCGCTTTCTTTGATTTTGGGGCATGAAGATATCAAAACAACTTCCCAATATCTTCACAAAAATAAAGAAGCACTGCAAAAAGAGTATTTAAAAGCAATGGCTCGATAATTATTCCTTACTTTTTTCTTTTTTTTTGGCATAGTTTGAATCAAAATGTATTTCGCCGTCTTCAAAACATAATGAACCAATAGATTTTCCTTCTTCGTCTTCGTTTTCATCAGTAATAATTTTTCCAAGTAGTTTGGGAATTCTGTCAGAAGATACTGAATAAAGTTCGTCTGTTTTTTCGTCTGCATAGTAATGAATTATATGGCCTGGAATTGAATGTGTTCCAAGATATATCATATCTAAAATATACTCTTTCATTATATTGAATACGTCCTCTTTGGTTTTAACTTCCCATTTTTTGATTTCTCCTAAGGTGGGAAAAAATGTTTTAACTTCCCATACGGGAATTAAGAAAAAACGTTCAAAAGTATCTTCAGTTACTCCATAACCTGAAAATATGTAAACAGGATTTCCTTTTGAAAGATCTTTCCTGTTAATTATCTGATTCCTTACATCCTCTTCAGAATCTGGATTCATCATAATATCTAAAATTCCAATTTCCTGATTATCCCCTTTCCCATCGATATATCTGGCAGGTTCTATTCTTATCACAATTTGACCCAAAATATCGTTTTTCATAGTAAATTGTGGTTTTACAAATGCAATTTTTGCTCTTCTATCCAATTCAATTTCTTTAATTTCGCTAAATATACCATCAGTAAAAAATTTTTCAAATGCTTCTTTTTCCAAAATACAGCTGGACTGTATTCTTATAAATTCTTTGTATGGTTTAATCAATTCCCATGCGTTTTGAGTTCCTTCATAGTATACCTTTACTCTATTACCCTCTTTTTTTTCATACCGATTTACTAAACGGTATTTTACAAATTCAGATAATATCGCACTTAGATTAGCCTGATTTATTCCAATGCCATTTTTTAATTCATTGAAATAGCATCCTCCGTCTGTATAGGATACCTCTTCTAGTATTCTAAAAGCATTTTTCTTAGATAGTAATTTAAAAATCATTTTTCCACCAGTTCACTAAATTCTCACCAATACAATAGTATTCTCGATAATATATATAGTTATATTATTGATACTAGTTAAAAACCATAACCTTTATATATATGCCTCAGACATAGGAAAATTACAGGTTGATAAACATAACTAGTTAAAATTTTCTTATTAGATTTACAATAATAACTAGTTAAGATATTCGTAACCAATCTGTAAAAAATAAACCAAGGTGGTTAAAGGCGAAGGAATTTATAAAGACGTCAAAAAGTCTCTGGCGTTTAAAGAATACGAAATCATTGATTTTTTAGGATCAGAAACCTATAAATTAAAAGTTTTGAAGCCAAACTCCGAGTTTTTGGGATATGAAGATGTTAAATTGAATAAATTCGTTTTAAAAGACGAAAAAGGTTACTATTCAATAGTTACCAAACGAAAAGATCTGGAAATTAACAAAAAAGTTAAAATTCGCTATATTTACGGCGATTTTGAAATTTTGGAGGTGGGAATGTGATTAAACTTGATTTATCCAAATTCAAAGAACCGGAATCCTTTGCAATATCTCAGGGGTACGTACAGTTAATTCCTGGGCAGGATACTGAAATTACTGGAACCGATTCTGAGGGAAAGCCAGTATACAACAACAAATTCAACATGGAAAAAAGAGGTCGTGTAAGAATTGTAAGCAGTTACTATGCCAAAGGAAGAGATCCTAAAACTGCAACAATTACAATGCTCGATTTAAAGATGATCGGGGATTTTTATGAAAAGAATAAAGATGCCATATCGCACTATGCAAGCCTCGATGCAATATTCAAGCTCGTTGAAATGAAAAAATTCAATGCATCCCCTGAAACAATTAAAATGTATGCAAAAGACCTAGGGATTTCTGAAAAAATTTTGAATGAAAAGGTTTTTGACAGGTGATCAAATTAATACACGATTTGAGCCATATAAAATCTGAAAAATTCGATAACCACAAATTTATCTCAAAAAGAAGAATTTTGATAGATAAAGTCTTCTGTTCAGTTTATTCAACTTCTTTATTTGTAAACCTTGAAAGAAAGTTTCGAGACGATGTAAGGGATAAATACATCTCTTACGTTGATAAAATTCAAGATTTCAAAGGACATACGCAAGGGTTAAAGTTTCCGCTTGAAATAAATGGGGACAAAGAAATCGCTTGGATTAACATATCCCTAAGAGAACCCCACGTTGCAAAAGTGTATTTTAATGTTATAAGACTGTACCAAAAAGAAAAAAATATTCCGATTCCAACTTACGGCTACAACGATACTAACTTCCTCCCCCTCGAATATAATGATACTAAAGCCCTGCTTATGGAGTTCATTGAACTCTATTTGAAAACAGTTTTGGAAATAAAGGAAATATATGCAGACTACTTGTTACAGCTATTTGGTATTGACATTAAAAACTATTGGAAAGGTCTCGAAAAGAAAGAAATCAAAGATCTTGTTGAGGTTTCACCGTTTCAAATTGAAATCCCTTGTGAATATTTGGGATGTGAAGACGAACAGTTTGACTGGATGGATGATGAAATAAAATGCAGTACTGTGGAAAAATTTGGAGATCTTTCTGGAACTACTTACTATAATAAAAACAGGAAAGATTTAAAAGCAACGTTCAAACGATATCAAAAGGCTCCCGGAATAAACCGGCATGAAATAACCCTTCAAGAAAACTGGGCGCGCGACTGCATGAATTCTGATTCTGAAAATATCTATCAAAATATAATAACTTCTGTTCACAAAGCCCATAGACTCTGGGGTCTTGACTTTGAGGGAGTAAAACCAAGGCCTATAAATGGCAATGTTCTGATTTCGCAGTTTTCAATGGGTTTTGGACTCTCAAATGACGAAATAAAAACCATGATCTATGGAAATGTTGGGGAAATTACCTCAAACCGTGAAAATCAAGGAATTATTAGAAAATTACGAAATAAAGGAATGATTCGAAAACTGGAAAAAGATGAAGGTGGGAAAAAGGGAGTTTACGTCTGGACTGAAATGGTAAAACTTCTTAGAATGTCTTTAAACCAGTATTTCTTATGTCCTGAATGTTTAACAAGAATGCAGTACGATTACGAAAATTACTGTCACTACTGTCCCGCATGCAAAAAAGTAATTAGATATTAACTTTTTTTATTTTTTTATGGATTTAAAAAGACGTAAACTTAAACTTTTACTACAGTTCCAAATCCCCTTGAAACATTTCTTCCAATTCCCAAATACTGTGGAATATCAAAATTAATATAAAATTCACCCCTAAAACCAACCATATTCTGATTTTTGAATTTCACGGGCACTTCTTTGAGATTTATCTTAACTTTTAATTTTTCTTCGATAGTATAACCCAAAGATTTTGACATTGAAAGAATATTTCCAATTAGTACTCTTTTTAAAAATTCTTCACGATCTATTTCGTCTGAATTTTTGTAAATTTCTGAATTTTTAGCATTTAATGCCATCCACGGGGTTTTGAATTGATACTTCAAAATTTTGTCGGTGGTGCCAAAATGATCCATATCCTTATGTACGTTTACTTCAGTTATATCATTGGTATCATTTGAAATAATTAATTCTTTTTCAAAAA
This Methanococcus maripaludis C5 DNA region includes the following protein-coding sequences:
- the cobJ gene encoding precorrin-3B C(17)-methyltransferase; its protein translation is MLYVVGIGPGNEEYFTKEAENALNSVDLIVCYTGYKKYIERFDTEIYVSGMTKEVERVEYALKEAENKNVALVSNGDATIYGLASLAYELNEKNLHNVTINVVSGLTSAGVCSSILGAPLNHDFAVVSLSDLLTPLETILKRINCAVESDMVLAIYNPLGKKRKEPFLKTVEIISNYSEDRNIDYIIGIVKNAGRNDFEYKITTINNLVNNLDEFMQYIDMSTTLVVGNSNTKIIDGMMITPRGYMSKYE
- a CDS encoding tyrosine-type recombinase/integrase gives rise to the protein MDYLSKELVKKYLEFHTSLSKDSLKYYKAGLNAFMKYFPDENKSWENLTVEDAIFFYRSYNVSKNTKIRRLNDVNRFYNWAMKQKYLVENPIETFVTTLRPEKKERAYLTEKQFKILLSNVKDFNYYTYTLFLLKTGVRISEFVNLKVKQVDFENGIIFIHAGKGAKDRYVFMDVELASRLEYYLEMRILTNLSCNNFFVNKHGRKLAEDQITKYTDYLNEVMDGSISFRITPHILRHTFATAMLEKGMDLKSLSLILGHEDIKTTSQYLHKNKEALQKEYLKAMAR
- a CDS encoding winged helix-turn-helix transcriptional regulator gives rise to the protein MIFKLLSKKNAFRILEEVSYTDGGCYFNELKNGIGINQANLSAILSEFVKYRLVNRYEKKEGNRVKVYYEGTQNAWELIKPYKEFIRIQSSCILEKEAFEKFFTDGIFSEIKEIELDRRAKIAFVKPQFTMKNDILGQIVIRIEPARYIDGKGDNQEIGILDIMMNPDSEEDVRNQIINRKDLSKGNPVYIFSGYGVTEDTFERFFLIPVWEVKTFFPTLGEIKKWEVKTKEDVFNIMKEYILDMIYLGTHSIPGHIIHYYADEKTDELYSVSSDRIPKLLGKIITDENEDEEGKSIGSLCFEDGEIHFDSNYAKKKEKSKE
- a CDS encoding CRISPR-associated endonuclease Cas6, whose amino-acid sequence is MDLEYMHISYPNILLNMRDGSKLRGYFAKKYIDEEIVHNHRDNAFVYKYPQIQFKIIDRSPLIIGIGSLGINFLESKRIFFEKELIISNDTNDITEVNVHKDMDHFGTTDKILKYQFKTPWMALNAKNSEIYKNSDEIDREEFLKRVLIGNILSMSKSLGYTIEEKLKVKINLKEVPVKFKNQNMVGFRGEFYINFDIPQYLGIGRNVSRGFGTVVKV